The Streptomyces phaeolivaceus genome has a window encoding:
- a CDS encoding phytanoyl-CoA dioxygenase family protein — protein MDLTEAAQAWREDGFVILPGFIPPDELKPAADELNLLFPSAEGFHDETDPQRGRSSSRPSHAGQGTTG, from the coding sequence ATGGATCTCACAGAAGCGGCACAGGCGTGGCGTGAAGACGGTTTCGTGATTCTCCCTGGCTTCATTCCTCCGGACGAGTTGAAGCCCGCGGCCGACGAGCTGAACCTGCTCTTCCCGTCCGCCGAGGGCTTCCATGACGAGACCGATCCGCAGCGCGGGCGGTCGTCGAGCAGACCGTCGCACGCAGGACAAGGCACCACCGGATAG
- a CDS encoding amino acid adenylation domain-containing protein translates to MPLSRLSLRDRALFWQFGQGPEVRVPDPLVHHAVERRATAAPHAVAAEHLDTTITYGELNRRADRLAARLVREGVRPGDHVGLFVRRSIPMLVGLLGTLKAGAAYVPQDIGLTPADQLRHVIRTAGTRVVLTQAEHTLRVPPADAGHRLITLDDDALANLPAEGPVRLERPVRPDDGCYVLFTSGTTGKPNGVKVTHRNVANILLTEPGDLGIRPGDRVAQLLNIAFDMAAWEILGCLAHGGTLVVRGKDVAAAARTADVLIATPTVLTGIDPAGCPRVRTVAVAGEPCPRPLADAWARRSAFHNSCGPTETTIVNTMRHHHVDDALLTIGRPTPNNTVYVLDEHRRALPIGEVGEMWAGGDCVSAGYLNNEALNAERYAPDPFLGGGHRMFRTRDLGRWTPDGELEHLGRTDDQVKVRGFRVELDSVSSVLESVAGCSRAVTLKRDARSLISFVCPADIDPDAARRAVADVLPYYCVPAMVLPVAALPETDRGKVDRAALLRLAAEREEAARPSASAVTVHGEGAPLLPVPAVREGAA, encoded by the coding sequence ATGCCCCTGAGCCGTCTGTCCCTCCGAGACAGGGCCCTGTTCTGGCAGTTCGGCCAAGGTCCTGAAGTCCGCGTCCCCGACCCCCTCGTCCACCACGCCGTCGAACGGCGGGCCACCGCCGCGCCGCACGCAGTCGCCGCCGAGCACCTGGACACGACGATCACGTACGGCGAGCTGAACCGTCGTGCCGACCGGCTCGCGGCCAGACTCGTACGGGAGGGCGTACGGCCCGGCGATCACGTCGGCCTCTTCGTACGCCGCTCCATCCCGATGCTCGTCGGACTGCTCGGCACGCTGAAGGCCGGCGCCGCGTACGTCCCGCAGGACATCGGCCTCACGCCCGCCGACCAACTGCGGCACGTCATCCGCACCGCCGGAACCCGGGTCGTCCTCACTCAAGCGGAGCACACGCTGCGGGTGCCTCCGGCTGACGCCGGACACCGGCTGATCACGCTCGACGACGACGCTCTCGCCAACCTCCCCGCGGAAGGGCCGGTCCGTCTCGAGCGGCCCGTGCGCCCCGATGACGGGTGCTACGTCCTGTTCACCTCCGGCACGACCGGCAAGCCCAACGGGGTGAAGGTCACCCACCGCAACGTCGCGAACATCCTCCTCACCGAACCCGGTGACCTGGGCATCCGCCCAGGCGACCGGGTCGCCCAACTCCTCAACATCGCCTTCGACATGGCCGCCTGGGAGATCCTCGGCTGTCTGGCCCACGGCGGCACGCTCGTCGTCCGCGGCAAGGACGTCGCGGCGGCGGCCCGTACGGCGGACGTGCTGATCGCGACGCCGACGGTGCTGACCGGGATCGACCCGGCGGGCTGCCCCCGTGTGCGGACGGTGGCGGTCGCGGGCGAACCGTGCCCGCGCCCGCTCGCGGACGCCTGGGCCCGGCGGTCCGCCTTCCACAACTCCTGCGGGCCCACAGAGACGACGATCGTCAACACGATGCGCCACCACCACGTGGACGACGCACTGCTCACGATCGGCCGCCCCACCCCCAACAACACGGTGTACGTCCTCGATGAGCACCGGCGTGCGCTGCCCATCGGGGAGGTCGGCGAGATGTGGGCCGGGGGCGACTGCGTATCGGCGGGCTACTTGAACAACGAGGCGCTGAACGCCGAGCGGTACGCCCCCGACCCCTTCCTCGGCGGCGGGCACCGCATGTTCCGTACCCGCGACCTCGGCCGCTGGACGCCCGACGGCGAACTCGAGCATCTGGGCCGTACCGACGACCAGGTCAAGGTCCGCGGCTTCCGCGTGGAACTCGACTCCGTCTCCTCGGTGCTGGAGTCGGTGGCGGGCTGCTCCCGCGCCGTCACACTCAAGCGGGACGCCCGCAGCCTGATCTCCTTCGTCTGCCCGGCCGACATCGACCCGGACGCGGCCCGGCGCGCGGTGGCCGACGTACTGCCGTACTACTGCGTGCCGGCCATGGTCCTCCCGGTGGCCGCTCTGCCGGAGACGGACCGGGGCAAGGTCGACCGGGCGGCACTGCTTCGGCTGGCGGCGGAGCGGGAGGAGGCCGCGCGGCCCTCCGCGTCGGCGGTGACGGTTCATGGCGAGGGAGCACCCCTGCTGCCAGTGCCGGCAGTGCGAGAGGGGGCAGCCTGA
- a CDS encoding ferredoxin reductase domain-containing protein codes for MTSSAEASTVEAGGATRAAPPASPAALAELPPLTSAPRRLLKHPRLMHYNRLAALVVLANISLLAASWTPNAEAIGYASLVNLALAVVVRQQYVINLFFRLATWAPNSWPLKVRWTLGKVYHFGGLHVGGALAGAVWFLAGAVVVTVDGANLALITVSWILVVLLAVIVVTALPPFRSRFHDHFEKIHRFGGWSALALFWTHTLLGGQGPVTLGVLAVITFSVALPWLRLRKVDVRIEQPSTHVALARFDHGVTPFAGSSTAISRSPLTEWHSFANVPSPGEPGFRLTISRAGDWTGSFIDDAPPKVWVKGITTAGVANIETLFSKVIYVATGSGIGPCLPHLLAAEVPSRLVWATRDPRRTYGDGLVDEILAVQPNALLWDTSQYGKPDMVRLAYTAYRDFGAEAVICISNKKLTWQVVHGLERRGIPAYGAIWDS; via the coding sequence ATGACGTCGTCCGCTGAGGCCTCAACCGTGGAGGCGGGAGGCGCCACGCGCGCAGCGCCTCCCGCCTCTCCCGCGGCCCTCGCCGAACTCCCTCCGCTCACGTCCGCGCCCCGTCGCCTCCTCAAGCACCCCCGCCTGATGCACTACAACCGCCTGGCGGCCCTGGTGGTGCTGGCCAACATCAGCTTGCTGGCGGCGAGTTGGACGCCGAACGCCGAGGCCATCGGCTACGCGTCCCTCGTGAACCTCGCGCTCGCCGTGGTTGTCCGGCAGCAGTACGTCATCAACCTCTTCTTCCGGCTCGCGACTTGGGCTCCTAACAGCTGGCCGCTGAAGGTGCGGTGGACTCTCGGGAAGGTGTACCACTTCGGCGGACTGCACGTGGGCGGGGCACTGGCCGGAGCCGTGTGGTTCCTCGCGGGGGCGGTCGTGGTGACCGTCGATGGCGCTAACCTGGCACTCATCACCGTGAGTTGGATTCTCGTCGTCCTGCTCGCCGTCATCGTCGTCACCGCGCTGCCGCCCTTCCGCTCCCGCTTCCACGACCACTTCGAGAAGATCCACCGCTTCGGCGGCTGGAGCGCCCTCGCACTGTTCTGGACGCACACGCTGCTGGGCGGGCAGGGGCCGGTCACCCTCGGGGTGCTGGCCGTAATCACCTTCAGCGTCGCCCTGCCCTGGCTGCGGCTGCGCAAAGTGGACGTACGGATCGAACAGCCCTCCACGCACGTCGCGTTGGCCCGATTCGACCACGGCGTGACCCCCTTCGCGGGGTCCTCCACCGCCATCAGCCGCAGCCCGCTCACCGAGTGGCACTCCTTCGCCAACGTGCCCTCACCCGGCGAACCCGGCTTCCGGCTGACCATCTCCCGTGCGGGCGACTGGACGGGCTCGTTCATCGACGACGCGCCCCCGAAGGTCTGGGTCAAGGGCATCACCACGGCAGGGGTCGCCAATATCGAGACCCTGTTCAGCAAGGTGATCTACGTCGCCACGGGCAGCGGTATCGGCCCCTGCCTGCCGCATCTGCTGGCCGCCGAGGTGCCTTCACGGCTCGTGTGGGCGACGCGTGATCCCCGCAGGACCTATGGCGACGGCCTGGTCGACGAGATCCTCGCCGTCCAGCCGAACGCGCTGCTCTGGGACACCTCGCAGTACGGCAAACCGGACATGGTGCGGCTCGCGTACACCGCGTACCGCGACTTCGGCGCCGAAGCTGTCATCTGCATCTCCAATAAGAAGCTGACCTGGCAGGTCGTTCACGGTCTCGAGCGGCGCGGCATTCCCGCGTACGGCGCGATCTGGGATTCGTAA
- a CDS encoding enoyl-CoA hydratase-related protein: protein MNTLKIERHDRVVTVRLHRPHVLNALSSELLAELLDTMRPLDRDPDVGCFVVTGSEKVFAAGADIKEMAGKSAADMAEEDYFAGWEEFAGFRTPKIAAVNGYALGGGCELAMMCDLIIAGESAVFGQPEIKLGVIPGIGGTQRLTRLIGRAKAMDLILTGRTMNAREAEASGLVSRVVPDDRVLTEGMEAAATVASYGSPAVTAARESVDRALETGLRDGLLFERRVFHALFATEDQREGMSAFMEKRTPVFKGH from the coding sequence ATGAACACCCTCAAGATCGAACGTCATGACCGCGTCGTCACTGTACGACTCCACCGGCCGCACGTCCTGAACGCCCTCAGCAGCGAGCTGCTGGCCGAACTCCTCGACACAATGCGTCCGTTGGACCGCGACCCGGATGTCGGCTGCTTCGTCGTCACCGGTTCGGAGAAGGTATTCGCGGCCGGTGCCGACATCAAGGAGATGGCAGGGAAGTCTGCCGCGGACATGGCCGAGGAGGACTACTTCGCGGGCTGGGAGGAGTTCGCCGGATTCCGGACGCCGAAGATCGCGGCGGTCAACGGCTACGCGCTGGGCGGCGGTTGCGAACTCGCGATGATGTGTGACCTGATCATCGCGGGCGAGTCGGCGGTCTTCGGCCAGCCGGAGATCAAGCTCGGCGTGATCCCCGGCATCGGCGGCACCCAGCGGCTCACCCGCCTGATCGGCCGTGCCAAGGCCATGGATCTGATCCTCACAGGCCGCACGATGAACGCCCGCGAGGCGGAGGCCTCGGGCCTGGTGTCGCGGGTCGTCCCAGACGACCGCGTCCTCACCGAGGGCATGGAAGCCGCCGCGACAGTTGCCTCCTACGGCAGCCCGGCCGTCACGGCCGCCCGCGAGTCGGTCGACCGGGCCCTGGAGACCGGTCTGCGCGACGGGCTTCTTTTCGAACGGCGCGTGTTCCATGCGCTGTTCGCGACGGAGGACCAGAGGGAGGGGATGAGCGCGTTCATGGAGAAGAGGACGCCTGTTTTCAAGGGGCACTGA
- a CDS encoding ABC transporter permease, protein MSISHAPPDLPKTDIPDTRGREGAPSAAPALEPVVPISTRRTRVPRWLRRASGPLLLLALWQLLSVTGVLTPDVLASPGRIAQVSGDLIADGSLPSAMGTSLRRVALGLVFGTAVGTGLALVSGLFRVGEDLVDASVQMLRTVPFVGLIPLFIIWFGIGEAPKVAIITLGVSFPLYLNVYAGIRGVDSQLIEAGESLGLSRWGLVRHVVLPGALPSAMTGLRYSLGIAWLALVFAEQINADAGIGFLMVQARDFLRTDVIVVCLIVYAFLGLLADFIVRSLERLLLQWRPTFTGR, encoded by the coding sequence ATGAGCATCAGTCACGCCCCACCCGACCTGCCCAAGACGGATATTCCCGATACACGCGGCAGAGAGGGCGCCCCCTCCGCCGCCCCCGCCCTCGAACCCGTCGTCCCCATCTCCACCCGCCGCACCCGTGTCCCCCGCTGGCTGCGCCGCGCCTCCGGCCCCCTCCTGCTGCTGGCCCTCTGGCAACTCCTCAGCGTCACCGGGGTGTTGACCCCCGACGTGCTCGCCTCTCCGGGGCGGATCGCCCAGGTGTCGGGGGATCTGATCGCCGACGGCTCGCTGCCCTCCGCGATGGGCACGTCCCTGCGACGGGTGGCGCTCGGCCTGGTGTTCGGGACAGCCGTCGGCACCGGACTCGCCCTGGTGTCGGGGCTGTTCCGGGTCGGCGAGGACCTCGTGGACGCCAGTGTGCAGATGCTGCGCACCGTGCCGTTCGTGGGTCTGATCCCGCTGTTCATCATCTGGTTCGGCATCGGCGAGGCCCCGAAGGTCGCGATCATCACCCTCGGCGTGTCGTTCCCGCTCTATCTGAACGTGTACGCCGGTATCCGCGGTGTCGACTCCCAGCTGATCGAGGCCGGGGAGTCCCTCGGGCTGTCGCGCTGGGGTCTGGTCCGGCATGTCGTGCTCCCGGGCGCGCTGCCGAGCGCCATGACCGGTCTGCGGTACTCCCTCGGCATCGCCTGGCTCGCGCTCGTCTTCGCCGAGCAGATCAACGCGGACGCCGGTATCGGCTTCCTCATGGTGCAGGCCCGGGACTTCCTGCGGACCGACGTGATCGTGGTCTGTCTGATCGTCTACGCCTTCCTCGGCCTGCTCGCCGACTTCATCGTCCGCTCCCTCGAAAGGCTGCTGCTGCAATGGCGACCGACGTTCACCGGCCGGTGA
- a CDS encoding ABC transporter ATP-binding protein, whose translation MATDVHRPVTTQEAGSAPKTPKTPEGPDNPESPESPETASATAPHAVHVDGLTRSFDGRAVIDDLRLDVRPGEFVALLGRSGCGKSTLLRILAGLDRDIEGTVLVPRRKAVAFQAPRLMPWKRVWRNVLLGLPGRPERALAERALTEVGLEHRAGAWPKTLSGGEAQRASLARALVREPDLLLLDEPFGALDALTRIKAQRLVGELWQRRGCAVLLVTHDVEEAVLLADRVLVMDEGVIAYETPVDLDRPRDITDPRFAELRGRLLERLGVDTAAEAA comes from the coding sequence ATGGCGACCGACGTTCACCGGCCGGTGACCACGCAGGAGGCCGGCTCGGCCCCCAAGACCCCGAAGACCCCCGAGGGCCCGGACAACCCCGAGAGCCCGGAGAGCCCTGAGACCGCGTCGGCCACCGCGCCGCACGCCGTGCACGTGGACGGTCTCACCCGCTCCTTCGACGGCCGTGCCGTCATCGACGACCTCCGACTCGACGTCCGGCCGGGCGAGTTCGTGGCCCTGCTCGGCCGCAGCGGCTGCGGCAAGTCCACCCTGCTGCGCATCCTCGCCGGCCTCGACCGCGACATCGAGGGCACCGTCCTGGTGCCGCGCCGCAAGGCCGTCGCGTTCCAGGCGCCACGCCTGATGCCGTGGAAGCGGGTGTGGCGGAACGTACTGCTCGGGCTGCCGGGCAGGCCCGAACGCGCCCTCGCCGAACGGGCCCTCACGGAGGTCGGCCTGGAGCACCGCGCCGGCGCCTGGCCCAAGACGCTCTCCGGCGGCGAGGCCCAACGCGCGTCCCTGGCAAGGGCGTTGGTCCGCGAGCCCGATCTGCTGCTGCTCGACGAGCCGTTCGGCGCGCTCGACGCGCTCACCCGGATCAAGGCACAGCGCCTGGTGGGCGAGTTGTGGCAGCGGCGCGGCTGCGCGGTGCTGCTCGTCACGCACGACGTCGAGGAGGCGGTGCTGCTCGCCGACCGTGTCCTGGTGATGGACGAGGGCGTCATCGCCTACGAGACACCCGTCGACCTGGACCGGCCCCGCGACATCACCGACCCCCGCTTCGCCGAGCTGCGCGGCCGGCTCCTCGAACGGCTGGGCGTCGACACCGCCGCCGAAGCCGCCTGA
- a CDS encoding ABC transporter substrate-binding protein gives MRRRLAPALLLPLALLLSACGGNSSASTSTGDGTDGKGSLTLNVGDQKGGSEAILRAAGELDDLDYRIKWSTFTSGPPLLEAVNAKAVDIGGVGNTPPVFAAGAKSRITVVAAWHGTSKGDTILVPNDSKLTRTAQLKGRSIAVAQGSSAHYQLVASLKKAGLDFGDVEVKYLQPADALAAFTSGKVDAWAVWDPYTSQVLKARQGRVLTTGDGITNGLTFQVAAPAALADKKKSAAIKDYLDRLRRAYTWVYSHEEEWAKVWAKETGLPEDVALAAVRRTYTTRVPVAVDKPLIASEQEIADAFTELKLIPNEVDFGDFTDTRFNGDLPPSTTAPRPSEGS, from the coding sequence ATGCGACGACGTCTCGCTCCTGCCCTGCTCCTCCCCCTGGCCCTGCTCCTCTCCGCCTGCGGCGGGAACTCCTCCGCGAGCACCTCGACCGGCGACGGGACCGACGGCAAGGGGTCGCTCACGCTGAACGTCGGTGACCAGAAGGGCGGTTCGGAGGCCATCCTGCGGGCGGCCGGGGAACTCGACGACCTCGACTACAGGATCAAATGGTCCACGTTCACCTCGGGACCGCCGCTCCTGGAGGCCGTCAACGCCAAGGCCGTGGACATCGGCGGCGTCGGCAACACACCCCCGGTCTTCGCGGCCGGGGCCAAGTCGAGGATCACGGTCGTGGCCGCCTGGCACGGCACCTCCAAGGGCGACACCATCCTCGTACCGAACGACTCGAAGCTGACGCGGACCGCACAGCTCAAGGGCAGGTCCATCGCCGTGGCACAGGGGTCGTCCGCGCACTATCAGCTGGTCGCCTCCCTGAAGAAGGCCGGGCTGGACTTCGGCGACGTCGAGGTCAAGTACCTCCAACCGGCCGACGCGCTCGCCGCGTTCACCTCCGGCAAGGTCGACGCGTGGGCGGTGTGGGACCCGTACACCTCGCAGGTGCTGAAGGCGCGGCAGGGGCGTGTGCTGACCACGGGGGACGGGATCACCAACGGACTCACCTTCCAGGTCGCGGCGCCCGCCGCGCTCGCGGACAAGAAGAAGTCCGCCGCGATCAAGGACTATCTGGACCGGCTGCGGCGCGCCTACACCTGGGTGTACTCGCACGAGGAGGAGTGGGCGAAGGTCTGGGCGAAGGAGACCGGGCTGCCCGAGGACGTGGCGCTGGCGGCGGTGAGGCGTACGTACACCACCCGGGTCCCGGTCGCCGTGGACAAGCCGCTCATCGCCTCCGAGCAGGAGATCGCCGACGCCTTCACCGAGTTGAAGCTGATCCCGAACGAGGTCGACTTCGGCGACTTCACCGACACCCGGTTCAACGGCGACCTCCCGCCGTCGACCACCGCTCCCCGTCCCTCGGAAGGGTCGTGA
- a CDS encoding NAD(P)-binding domain-containing protein, with protein MNNTREVEVVVIGAGQAGLAGAYHLRRAGFEPERDFVVLDHSPGPGGAWQFRWPSLTYGKVHGMHALPGMELTGADPARPSSEVIGEYFDSYEHAFDLRVRRPVDVRAVREGEGGRLLVETSDGTWSTRALINATGTWDRPFWPRYPGQETFRGRQLHTARYPGPEEFAGLRVVVVGGGASGTQHLLEIAPYAASTTWVTRRPPVFREGPFDEGAGRAAVALVEERVRQGLPPRSVVSVTGLPLNDAIRRGLADGVLDRLPMFDRITPDGMAWDDGRRVDADVILWATGFRAAIDHLAPLRLREPGGGIRIDGTRAVADPRIHLVGYGPSASTIGANRAGRAAVRDIRRLLAREPAAA; from the coding sequence GTGAACAACACGCGTGAGGTCGAGGTAGTCGTCATAGGCGCCGGCCAGGCGGGGCTGGCCGGCGCCTATCACCTGCGGCGAGCCGGTTTCGAGCCGGAGCGCGACTTCGTGGTGCTCGACCACTCCCCCGGTCCGGGCGGCGCCTGGCAGTTCCGCTGGCCGTCGCTGACGTACGGCAAGGTGCACGGGATGCACGCGCTGCCGGGCATGGAGCTGACGGGGGCCGATCCGGCGCGACCGTCCTCCGAGGTCATCGGGGAGTACTTCGACTCGTACGAACACGCCTTCGACCTGCGGGTGCGGCGGCCCGTGGACGTACGTGCCGTACGGGAGGGCGAGGGCGGGCGGCTGCTGGTGGAGACCTCGGACGGTACGTGGTCGACGCGGGCGCTGATCAACGCGACGGGTACCTGGGACCGGCCGTTCTGGCCGCGCTATCCCGGTCAGGAGACGTTCCGGGGGCGGCAGTTGCACACCGCCCGGTACCCGGGGCCCGAGGAGTTCGCGGGGCTGCGGGTGGTCGTGGTGGGCGGGGGCGCGTCCGGGACGCAGCATCTGCTGGAGATCGCGCCGTACGCCGCTTCGACGACCTGGGTGACGCGGCGCCCGCCCGTGTTCCGCGAGGGGCCGTTCGACGAGGGCGCCGGGCGGGCGGCGGTCGCCCTGGTGGAGGAGCGGGTGCGGCAGGGGCTGCCGCCGAGGAGTGTGGTGTCGGTGACGGGGCTGCCGCTGAACGACGCGATCCGGCGGGGTCTCGCGGACGGTGTCCTGGACCGGCTGCCGATGTTCGACCGGATCACGCCCGACGGCATGGCGTGGGACGACGGCCGCCGGGTGGACGCCGATGTCATCCTCTGGGCGACCGGTTTCCGCGCCGCCATCGACCACCTCGCCCCGCTGCGGCTGCGTGAGCCCGGCGGCGGCATCCGGATCGACGGCACCCGCGCGGTCGCCGACCCACGGATCCATCTGGTCGGCTACGGCCCCTCGGCGAGCACCATCGGCGCCAACCGCGCGGGCCGCGCGGCGGTCCGGGACATCCGGCGGCTGCTGGCGAGGGAGCCGGCCGCCGCCTGA
- the mltG gene encoding endolytic transglycosylase MltG: protein MQMNTPPRSTIRLTRRGRAALIAAGAVVAATAVAVPLLSVEGGGGAAERPTSLVIPEGWRARQVYEAVDKALALPAGSTKKSLAKADLMLPADAEGNPEGYLFPATYPLKEKASPESLLAFMVETANKKFNGGQVTAGAQRNAMNVYQAVTIASIIQAEAATEEDMGKVSRVVFNRLERGMPLQMDSTINYALNRSTLDTTVDDTKLDSPYNSYRRMGLPPTPIANPGEAAMRAAVNPAEGDWLYFVTVKPGDTRFTANYQEHLGNVAEFNANRQKASASAAPPSTTG, encoded by the coding sequence ATGCAGATGAACACTCCGCCACGGAGCACGATTCGACTGACGCGTCGGGGCCGGGCCGCCCTCATCGCGGCCGGGGCCGTCGTGGCGGCCACCGCCGTGGCGGTGCCGCTGCTGAGCGTGGAGGGCGGTGGCGGCGCGGCCGAGCGTCCGACGTCCCTGGTGATCCCGGAGGGCTGGCGCGCCCGCCAGGTCTACGAAGCCGTCGACAAGGCCCTCGCGCTGCCCGCAGGATCCACCAAGAAGTCCCTGGCCAAGGCCGATCTGATGCTGCCGGCCGACGCCGAGGGCAACCCGGAGGGCTATCTCTTCCCGGCGACGTACCCCTTGAAGGAGAAGGCGAGCCCCGAGTCCCTGCTGGCGTTCATGGTCGAGACAGCCAACAAGAAGTTCAACGGCGGTCAGGTCACGGCCGGGGCCCAGCGCAACGCGATGAACGTCTATCAGGCGGTCACCATCGCCAGCATCATCCAGGCCGAGGCGGCCACCGAGGAGGACATGGGCAAGGTGTCCCGGGTCGTCTTCAACCGGCTGGAGCGCGGGATGCCGCTGCAGATGGACTCCACCATCAACTACGCGCTGAACCGTTCGACGCTGGACACCACCGTCGACGACACGAAGCTCGACAGCCCCTACAACTCGTACCGGCGCATGGGTCTGCCGCCCACCCCGATCGCCAATCCGGGCGAGGCGGCGATGCGGGCGGCCGTCAATCCGGCGGAGGGCGACTGGCTGTACTTCGTCACCGTCAAGCCGGGCGACACCCGTTTCACGGCGAACTACCAGGAACACCTGGGCAATGTCGCCGAGTTCAACGCCAACCGGCAGAAGGCCTCGGCGAGCGCGGCACCGCCCTCGACCACCGGCTGA